In Prunus dulcis chromosome 1, ALMONDv2, whole genome shotgun sequence, the following are encoded in one genomic region:
- the LOC117614258 gene encoding chlorophyllase-2, chloroplastic yields the protein MLMTVMSSSTSSSAVASTAATNVVFEIGKYKVVLQRAEPETTCSTKSSNIPVPPPKPLLIGMPCEAGEFPLLLLLHGYLLSNSFYSQLIQHIASHGFIVVAPQLYTIAGPDTTGEIKSTAAITNWLSEGLQFLLPPHVQANLSKLALAGHSRGGKVSFALALGKEGNTDRKFSALIGVDPVDGMDKGKQTPPPVLTYVPHSFDLDMAVMVIGSGLGEVKRNPLFPPCAPKGVNHEDFFNECQKPACYFVAKECGHLDMLDDETKGIRGKSTYCVCKNGKSREPMRKFVGGVVVAFLQAYLEGDSSHLMAIRDGLDETLPVELQIVKFNL from the exons atgCTCATGACAGTCATGTCCTCCTCCACTTCCTCTTCTGCAGTTGCTAGCACTGCTGCTACAAATGTCGTTTTTGAGATTGGAAAATACAAGGTGGTGCTCCAAAGAGCTGAACCAGAGACTACATGCAGCACCAAGTCCTCAAATATTCCAGTTCCACCTCCAAAGCCTCTTCTGATTGGCATGCCTTGTGAAGCTGGAGAATTCCCTCTCTTGCTGCTCCTCCATGGTTATCTTCTCTCCAACTCTTTCTACTCTCAGCTTATCCAACACATCGCTTCTCACGGCTTCATTGTCGTTGCCCCTCAG TTATATACAATAGCTGGACCAGATACAACAGGTGAGATCAAGTCTACAGCGGCAATAACAAATTGGTTATCTGAAGGACTTCAGTTCTTGCTTCCACCCCATGTTCAGGCAAATCTAAGCAAGCTAGCACTTGCCGGCCACAGTCGTGGAGGCAAAGTCTCTTTTGCACTAGCATTAGGGAAAGAAGGAAACACTGATCGAAAGTTTTCAGCCTTAATAGGCGTTGACCCAGTTGATGGAATGGACAAAGGGAAACAAACCCCTCCACCAGTACTAACCTATGTTCCTCATTCATTTGATCTTGATATGGCAGTGATGGTGATTGGTTCTGGTTTGGGTGAGGTGAAAAGGAACCCTCTGTTCCCTCCTTGTGCTCCAAAAGGTGTTAACCATGAGGACTTCTTCAACGAATGCCAAAAACCAGCATGTTATTTTGTGGCAAAGGAGTGTGGTCATCTTGATATGCTGGATGATGAAACCAAGGGGATCAGAGGGAAATCTACATACTGTGTGTGCAAAAATGGGAAGTCAAGGGAACCCATGAGGAAGTTTGTTGGAGGGGTTGTGGTTGCCTTCCTTCAAGCTTATTTGGAAGGTGATAGTAGCCACTTAATGGCTATAAGAGATGGGCTTGATGAGACTCTGCCGGTAGAGCTTCAAattgttaaatttaatttgtga
- the LOC117614370 gene encoding uncharacterized protein LOC117614370 isoform X1, with amino-acid sequence MESSLRIQANSGVLTNFDVLKFLESRGASEDSARVFSDVTPSENKVYGYLFGTPARGQTTENINEFKEKCKKYDLAEAEVLNIINTRPSSIVGIYPLIENCDLRLGDTVEELVELVVEVFPSPLPAKTVENDAKTTNVEKIEDQNDNDEGKPENEEEMETIDGS; translated from the exons ATGGAAAGTTCTCTCAG AATACAGGCTAATTCCGGTGTGCTTACTAATTTCGACGTGCTCAAATTTCTAGAATCTAGAGGGGCTTCTGAAGATTCAGCACGGGTTTTTTCTGACGTAACGCCATCAGAGAATAAG GTTTATGGTTACTTGTTTGGGACTCCTGCTCGTGGTCAAACAACGGAGAATATCAATGAGTTCAAGGAAAAGTGTAAGAAGTATGACCTTGCGGAAGCTGAGGTGCTCAATATCATCAACACTAGGCCATCTAGCATTGTTGGAATCTACCCG CTTATTGAGAATTGCGACTTGCGTTTAGGAGATACTGTTGAAGAGCTGGTAGAATTGGTGGTAGAGGTGTTTCCATCTCCTCTTCCAGCAAAGACTGTCGAAAATGATGCAAAAACCACAAATGTGGAAAAAATTGAAGACCAGAATGATAACGATGAAGGGAAACCAGAAAATGAGGAAGAAATGGAGACAATCGATGGGTCTTAG
- the LOC117614370 gene encoding uncharacterized protein LOC117614370 isoform X2, translating to MKIIQANSGVLTNFDVLKFLESRGASEDSARVFSDVTPSENKVYGYLFGTPARGQTTENINEFKEKCKKYDLAEAEVLNIINTRPSSIVGIYPLIENCDLRLGDTVEELVELVVEVFPSPLPAKTVENDAKTTNVEKIEDQNDNDEGKPENEEEMETIDGS from the exons ATGAAGAT AATACAGGCTAATTCCGGTGTGCTTACTAATTTCGACGTGCTCAAATTTCTAGAATCTAGAGGGGCTTCTGAAGATTCAGCACGGGTTTTTTCTGACGTAACGCCATCAGAGAATAAG GTTTATGGTTACTTGTTTGGGACTCCTGCTCGTGGTCAAACAACGGAGAATATCAATGAGTTCAAGGAAAAGTGTAAGAAGTATGACCTTGCGGAAGCTGAGGTGCTCAATATCATCAACACTAGGCCATCTAGCATTGTTGGAATCTACCCG CTTATTGAGAATTGCGACTTGCGTTTAGGAGATACTGTTGAAGAGCTGGTAGAATTGGTGGTAGAGGTGTTTCCATCTCCTCTTCCAGCAAAGACTGTCGAAAATGATGCAAAAACCACAAATGTGGAAAAAATTGAAGACCAGAATGATAACGATGAAGGGAAACCAGAAAATGAGGAAGAAATGGAGACAATCGATGGGTCTTAG
- the LOC117615633 gene encoding EPIDERMAL PATTERNING FACTOR-like protein 5 yields MGVLRHRHRHRHRRQHHHYIRLSTLITAFTFLLFTSASSAITSQTQLGGGHHSHQQQKQREEYQIGSSALERVETQKSRLGSSPPSCRSKCGRCSPCKAVHVPIQPGVSIPLEYYPEAWRCKCGNKLFMP; encoded by the exons ATGGGCGTACTgcgccaccgccaccgccaccgccaccgccgCCAGCACCACCATTACATCAGGCTATCAACTCTCATCACAGCCTTCACTTTCCTCTTGTTCACCTCAGCCTCCTCAGCCATAACCAGTCAAACCCAACTCG GCGGTGGGCATCATTCTCATCAGCAGCAGAAGCAGAGAGAGGAATATCAAATTGGGTCGTCGGCATTGGAGCGAGTTGAGACTCAGAAGAGCCGGCTGGGTTCATCGCCACCGAGTTGCAGATCCAAGTGTGGAAGGTGCTCGCCTTGTAAGGCGGTCCACGTGCCCATTCAACCAGGTGTCTCTATACCTCTCGAGTACTATCCTGAAGCTTGGCGCTGCAAGTGTGGCAACAAACTCTTCATGccttaa
- the LOC117615555 gene encoding protein TIFY 4B-like isoform X1 gives MNATTTSFRSILEKPLNQLTEDDISQLTREDCRKYLKEKGMRRPSWNKSQAIQQVISLKALLEPNDDTGAGALRRIVVSPHTTTPRAASNSAGSAKEASADVQVSVSADEPVPYQKPVQEDRPADADTKAISPRNQCTIDASVRQMTIFYCGKVNVYDGVPPDKARAIMHLAARPNSLPLDNQFGGTAALRSLRCQFQTAGDKDGFLPPSATFSQAMQTEKIGEYTQQYWEKGNSTRDPDAEGQASRKVSLERYREKRKDRGRLKIKKNIGSSSSLEVFLNHQLRTHTSNGNSSQSGTSSPPQPGPLQTADNQPKSLCLPVDLNDKDILERRT, from the exons ATGAACGCCACCACGACGTCGTTCCGCTCCATTCTCGAGAAGCCCCTCAACCAGCTCACAGAGGACGACATTTCTCAGCTCACCCGCGAAGACTGCCGCAAATACCTCAAAGAAAAAg GAATGCGGAGGCCTTCGTGGAACAAATCGCAGGCGATCCAGCAAGTTATTTCCCTCAAGGCTCTGCTGGAGCCCAACGACGATACCGGCGCCGGAGCGCTCAGACGGATTGTCGTTTCGCCTCATACCACCACCCCGCGC GCGGCTTCGAATTCAGCCGGTTCGGCCAAGGAAGCGAGTGCCGATGTCCAGGTTTCCGTGTCAGCCGACGAACCGGTGCCGTATCAGAAACCGGTTCAGGAGGACCGGCCAGCCGATGCCGATACGAAGGCCATCAGTCCAAG AAATCAGTGTACAATTGATGCATCAGTTAGGCAAATGACAATTTTCTACTGCGGCAAGGTGAATGTATATGATGGAGTGCCACCTGATAAG GCACGGGCAATCATGCACCTTGCAGCAAGGCCCAACTCTTTGCCTCTGGACAATCAATTTGGTGGTACTGCGGCACTAAGATCCTTACGATGCCAATTCCAGACTGCCGGAGACAAAGATGGCTTTCTCCCTCCGAGTGCCACATTCTCTCAGGCCATGCAAACAG AGAAGATCGGTGAATATACTCAGCAGTACTGGGAGAAAGGGAACAGCACTCGAGATCCTG ATGCAGAGGGCCAGGCAAGCAGAAAAGTCTCGTTGGAGAGATATCGTGAAAAGCGAAAAGACAG GGGGAGATTAaagattaagaaaaatattggatCGAGTTCTAGCTTGGAGGTCTTTTTGAATCATCAACTTAGGACACATACCTCAAATGGTAATTCAAGTCAGAGTGGCACAAGCTCTCCACCCCAGCCTGGGCCGCTACAAACAGCTGACAATCAGCCAAAGAGTCTGTGTCTTCCCGTTGACCTAAATGACAAGG ATATCCTGGAACGCCGAACTTGA
- the LOC117615555 gene encoding protein TIFY 4B-like isoform X2: MNATTTSFRSILEKPLNQLTEDDISQLTREDCRKYLKEKGMRRPSWNKSQAIQQVISLKALLEPNDDTGAGALRRIVVSPHTTTPRAASNSAGSAKEASADVQVSVSADEPVPYQKPVQEDRPADADTKAISPRNQCTIDASVRQMTIFYCGKVNVYDGVPPDKARAIMHLAARPNSLPLDNQFGGTAALRSLRCQFQTAGDKDGFLPPSATFSQAMQTEKIGEYTQQYWEKGNSTRDPEGQASRKVSLERYREKRKDRGRLKIKKNIGSSSSLEVFLNHQLRTHTSNGNSSQSGTSSPPQPGPLQTADNQPKSLCLPVDLNDKDILERRT, from the exons ATGAACGCCACCACGACGTCGTTCCGCTCCATTCTCGAGAAGCCCCTCAACCAGCTCACAGAGGACGACATTTCTCAGCTCACCCGCGAAGACTGCCGCAAATACCTCAAAGAAAAAg GAATGCGGAGGCCTTCGTGGAACAAATCGCAGGCGATCCAGCAAGTTATTTCCCTCAAGGCTCTGCTGGAGCCCAACGACGATACCGGCGCCGGAGCGCTCAGACGGATTGTCGTTTCGCCTCATACCACCACCCCGCGC GCGGCTTCGAATTCAGCCGGTTCGGCCAAGGAAGCGAGTGCCGATGTCCAGGTTTCCGTGTCAGCCGACGAACCGGTGCCGTATCAGAAACCGGTTCAGGAGGACCGGCCAGCCGATGCCGATACGAAGGCCATCAGTCCAAG AAATCAGTGTACAATTGATGCATCAGTTAGGCAAATGACAATTTTCTACTGCGGCAAGGTGAATGTATATGATGGAGTGCCACCTGATAAG GCACGGGCAATCATGCACCTTGCAGCAAGGCCCAACTCTTTGCCTCTGGACAATCAATTTGGTGGTACTGCGGCACTAAGATCCTTACGATGCCAATTCCAGACTGCCGGAGACAAAGATGGCTTTCTCCCTCCGAGTGCCACATTCTCTCAGGCCATGCAAACAG AGAAGATCGGTGAATATACTCAGCAGTACTGGGAGAAAGGGAACAGCACTCGAGATCCTG AGGGCCAGGCAAGCAGAAAAGTCTCGTTGGAGAGATATCGTGAAAAGCGAAAAGACAG GGGGAGATTAaagattaagaaaaatattggatCGAGTTCTAGCTTGGAGGTCTTTTTGAATCATCAACTTAGGACACATACCTCAAATGGTAATTCAAGTCAGAGTGGCACAAGCTCTCCACCCCAGCCTGGGCCGCTACAAACAGCTGACAATCAGCCAAAGAGTCTGTGTCTTCCCGTTGACCTAAATGACAAGG ATATCCTGGAACGCCGAACTTGA
- the LOC117613845 gene encoding 1,2-dihydroxy-3-keto-5-methylthiopentene dioxygenase 1 isoform X2, with protein sequence MAIEAWFMDESDEDPRLPHHRNPKELVPLDHLAELGVLYWRLNPKDYENDQQLRNIRETRGYNYMDLLDICPEKLENYEEKLKNFYTEHIHADEEIRYCLEGSGYFDVRDKNDRWIRIWIKAGDLIILPAGIYHRFTLDTSNYVKLMRLFMGEPVWISYNRPQEDHPARKEYIESFTKKVGVALEAH encoded by the exons ATGGCGATCGAG GCATGGTTCATGGACGAGAGCGATGAAGACCCAAGGCTTCCTCACCATCGCAACCCCAAAGAGCTTGTTCCCTTGGACCATTTGGCAG AGCTTGGTGTGCTCTACTGGCGATTGAACCCAAAGGACTATGAGAATGATCAACAACTTCGCAACATTAGAGAAACCAGGGGATACAATTACATg GATTTGCTTGATATATGCCCAGAGAAATTGGAGAATTATGAGGAGAAGTTGAAGAACTTCTATACAGAGCACATACATGCTGATGAGGAGATACGCTACTGTTTAGAAGGAAGTGGGTACTTTGATGTCAGAGACAAGAATGACCGTTGGATTCGAATCTGGATTAAGGCTGGTGACCTTATCATTTTGCCTGCTGGGATTTACCACAGGTTCACCCTTGATACTAGCAACTATGTTAAG TTGATGAGGTTGTTTATGGGAGAGCCTGTTTGGATTTCGTACAACCGGCCGCAGGAAGATCATCCGGCTAGGAAGGAGTATATAGAGAGCTTCACTAAGAAAGTGGGAGTGGCATTGGAAGCTCATTGA
- the LOC117613845 gene encoding 1,2-dihydroxy-3-keto-5-methylthiopentene dioxygenase 1 isoform X1: MKWKQAWFMDESDEDPRLPHHRNPKELVPLDHLAELGVLYWRLNPKDYENDQQLRNIRETRGYNYMDLLDICPEKLENYEEKLKNFYTEHIHADEEIRYCLEGSGYFDVRDKNDRWIRIWIKAGDLIILPAGIYHRFTLDTSNYVKLMRLFMGEPVWISYNRPQEDHPARKEYIESFTKKVGVALEAH; this comes from the exons atgaaaTGGAAACAGGCATGGTTCATGGACGAGAGCGATGAAGACCCAAGGCTTCCTCACCATCGCAACCCCAAAGAGCTTGTTCCCTTGGACCATTTGGCAG AGCTTGGTGTGCTCTACTGGCGATTGAACCCAAAGGACTATGAGAATGATCAACAACTTCGCAACATTAGAGAAACCAGGGGATACAATTACATg GATTTGCTTGATATATGCCCAGAGAAATTGGAGAATTATGAGGAGAAGTTGAAGAACTTCTATACAGAGCACATACATGCTGATGAGGAGATACGCTACTGTTTAGAAGGAAGTGGGTACTTTGATGTCAGAGACAAGAATGACCGTTGGATTCGAATCTGGATTAAGGCTGGTGACCTTATCATTTTGCCTGCTGGGATTTACCACAGGTTCACCCTTGATACTAGCAACTATGTTAAG TTGATGAGGTTGTTTATGGGAGAGCCTGTTTGGATTTCGTACAACCGGCCGCAGGAAGATCATCCGGCTAGGAAGGAGTATATAGAGAGCTTCACTAAGAAAGTGGGAGTGGCATTGGAAGCTCATTGA
- the LOC117631699 gene encoding 1,2-dihydroxy-3-keto-5-methylthiopentene dioxygenase 2 isoform X2 produces the protein MVATEKDPREEVIQAWYMDDSDEDQRLPHHREPKEFVSLDQLTELGVLSWRLDADNYETDEELKKIREDRGYSYMDFCEVSPEKLPNYEEKIKSFFEEHLHTDEEIRYAVAGSGYFDVRDRNERWIRVWLKKGGLIVLPAGIYHRFTLDTNNYIKAMRLFVGDPVWTPFNRPHDHLPARQEYVKAFVHKETGDHAVDAAA, from the exons ATGGTTGCCACCGAAAAG GATCCAAGAGAGGAAGTCATCCAAGCATGGTACATGGATGACAGTGATGAAGACCAGAGGCTCCCCCATCACCGTGAGCCCAAGGAATTTGTATCCCTAGACCAACTTACTG AGCTTGGAGTTCTCAGCTGGCGTTTAGATGCTGATAACTATGAAACAGATGAGGAGTTGAAGAAAATTCGTGAAGACCGTGGTTACTCCTACATG GACTTCTGTGAGGTTTCCCCTGAAAAGCTGCCTAATTATGAAGAGAAGATAAAAAGTTTCTTTGAGGAACATCTTCACACTGATGAGGAGATCCGCTATGCTGTGGCAGGAAGTG GTTATTTTGATGTTAGGGACCGTAATGAACGTTGGATTCGTGTGTGGTTGAAAAAGGGTGGGTTGATTGTTTTGCCTGCTGGAATTTACCACCGCTTTACTTTGGACACAAACAACTACATAAAG GCAATGCGACTCTTTGTCGGTGATCCAGTTTGGACTCCCTTTAACCGCCCTCATGACCATCTTCCTGCAAG GCAGGAGTATGTTAAAGCTTTTGTGCATAAGGAAACTGGTGACCATGCAGTTGATGCTGCAGCATGA
- the LOC117631699 gene encoding 1,2-dihydroxy-3-keto-5-methylthiopentene dioxygenase 2 isoform X1, with translation MVATEKMQDPREEVIQAWYMDDSDEDQRLPHHREPKEFVSLDQLTELGVLSWRLDADNYETDEELKKIREDRGYSYMDFCEVSPEKLPNYEEKIKSFFEEHLHTDEEIRYAVAGSGYFDVRDRNERWIRVWLKKGGLIVLPAGIYHRFTLDTNNYIKAMRLFVGDPVWTPFNRPHDHLPARQEYVKAFVHKETGDHAVDAAA, from the exons ATGGTTGCCACCGAAAAG ATGCAGGATCCAAGAGAGGAAGTCATCCAAGCATGGTACATGGATGACAGTGATGAAGACCAGAGGCTCCCCCATCACCGTGAGCCCAAGGAATTTGTATCCCTAGACCAACTTACTG AGCTTGGAGTTCTCAGCTGGCGTTTAGATGCTGATAACTATGAAACAGATGAGGAGTTGAAGAAAATTCGTGAAGACCGTGGTTACTCCTACATG GACTTCTGTGAGGTTTCCCCTGAAAAGCTGCCTAATTATGAAGAGAAGATAAAAAGTTTCTTTGAGGAACATCTTCACACTGATGAGGAGATCCGCTATGCTGTGGCAGGAAGTG GTTATTTTGATGTTAGGGACCGTAATGAACGTTGGATTCGTGTGTGGTTGAAAAAGGGTGGGTTGATTGTTTTGCCTGCTGGAATTTACCACCGCTTTACTTTGGACACAAACAACTACATAAAG GCAATGCGACTCTTTGTCGGTGATCCAGTTTGGACTCCCTTTAACCGCCCTCATGACCATCTTCCTGCAAG GCAGGAGTATGTTAAAGCTTTTGTGCATAAGGAAACTGGTGACCATGCAGTTGATGCTGCAGCATGA
- the LOC117631699 gene encoding 1,2-dihydroxy-3-keto-5-methylthiopentene dioxygenase 2 isoform X3: MQDPREEVIQAWYMDDSDEDQRLPHHREPKEFVSLDQLTELGVLSWRLDADNYETDEELKKIREDRGYSYMDFCEVSPEKLPNYEEKIKSFFEEHLHTDEEIRYAVAGSGYFDVRDRNERWIRVWLKKGGLIVLPAGIYHRFTLDTNNYIKAMRLFVGDPVWTPFNRPHDHLPARQEYVKAFVHKETGDHAVDAAA, from the exons ATGCAGGATCCAAGAGAGGAAGTCATCCAAGCATGGTACATGGATGACAGTGATGAAGACCAGAGGCTCCCCCATCACCGTGAGCCCAAGGAATTTGTATCCCTAGACCAACTTACTG AGCTTGGAGTTCTCAGCTGGCGTTTAGATGCTGATAACTATGAAACAGATGAGGAGTTGAAGAAAATTCGTGAAGACCGTGGTTACTCCTACATG GACTTCTGTGAGGTTTCCCCTGAAAAGCTGCCTAATTATGAAGAGAAGATAAAAAGTTTCTTTGAGGAACATCTTCACACTGATGAGGAGATCCGCTATGCTGTGGCAGGAAGTG GTTATTTTGATGTTAGGGACCGTAATGAACGTTGGATTCGTGTGTGGTTGAAAAAGGGTGGGTTGATTGTTTTGCCTGCTGGAATTTACCACCGCTTTACTTTGGACACAAACAACTACATAAAG GCAATGCGACTCTTTGTCGGTGATCCAGTTTGGACTCCCTTTAACCGCCCTCATGACCATCTTCCTGCAAG GCAGGAGTATGTTAAAGCTTTTGTGCATAAGGAAACTGGTGACCATGCAGTTGATGCTGCAGCATGA
- the LOC117631646 gene encoding heat stress transcription factor A-6b-like, which produces MNSDQDPVSLSSSGAAPDHPLPMEKLYDQGPPPFLTKTYDIVDDPTTNDIVSWSRDNNSFVVLDPQKFSMSLLPRYFKHNNFSSFVRQLNTYGFRKVDTDRWEFANEGFLRGQKHILKNIRRRKTSYHPQASQKALDSCVEVGKFGLDGEIDQLRRDKQVLMGELVKLRQQQQTTRVYLHGMENRLKRTEMKQQHLMNFLARAMQNPNFVQQLAQQKDKRNELEEAITKKRRRPIEQGPSSFEVDELGHVGVETFVKVEPEEYDEEECTEKEEGNESGSKDPDKSFWHELLNESIDEEIGMLGVQEEDEDVDVFVEELVYLASSPK; this is translated from the exons ATGAATTCTGATCAAGACCCAGTAAGTTTGTCATCTTCAGGTGCGGCACCTGATCATCCTCTGCCAATGGAGAAACTTTATGACCAAGGCCCTCCACCATTTCTCACCAAAACTTATGACATCGTTGATGACCCAACAACCAATGATATAGTTTCTTGGAGCAGAGACAACAATAGCTTTGTTGTGTTGGATCCTCAGAAATTTTCCATGAGCCTTCTCCCCAGATACTTCAAGCACAACAATTTCTCTAGCTTCGTCAGGCAGCTCAACACCTAT GGATTTAGAAAGGTTGATACAGATAGATGGGAGTTCGCTAATGAAGGGTTTCTCAGAGGGCAAAAACATATTTTGAAGAACATCCGGAGGAGGAAGACATCTTACCATCCTCAGGCTTCACAGAAAGCTTTGGACTCTTGTGTTGAAGTTGGAAAGTTTGGATTGGATGGAGAGATTGACCAGCTGAGGCGTGATAAACAGGTTTTAATGGGGGAACTGGTGAAGCTTAGACAACAGCAGCAAACTACTAGAGTTTACCTCCACGGAATGGAAAATAGACTGAAGAGGACAGAGATGAAACAGCAACATCTGATGAATTTCTTGGCAAGAGCAATGCAGAATCCCAACTTTGTACAACAATTGGCACAACAGAAGGACAAAAGGAATGAACTCGAGGAAGCAATTACTAAGAAGAGAAGGCGGCCTATTGAGCAAGGGCCTAGTAGTTTTGAGGTGGATGAATTAGGCCACGTTGGAGTAGAAACTTTTGTTAAAGTTGAACCTGAAGAATACGATGAGGAAGAATGTACAGAGAAGGAAGAGGGAAATGAAAGTGGAAGCAAAGACCCGGATAAAAGTTTCTGGCACGAATTGTTGAATGAGAGTATTGATGAAGAAATTGGTATGCTAGGTGttcaagaagaagatgaggatgTCGATGTGTTCGTCGAGGAGCTTGTTTACTTGGCCTCTAGTCCCAAGTAA